Part of the Vibrio penaeicida genome is shown below.
AATACGTAAATGTTCAGCCTCACTCTGGTGCGCAAGCAAACGGCGCGGTGAAGCTGGCATTGCTGCAACCTGGAGACACCATTTTGGGGATGTCTCTGGATGCTGGTGGTCACCTAACACACGGTGCACGCCCTGCGCTTTCTGGTAAGTGGTTTAACGCTGTTCAATATGGCGTAGACAAAGAAACTCTAGAAATTAACTACGATGATGTTCTTGCACTAGCAAAAGAGCACCAACCTAAAATGATCATCGCGGGTGGCAGTGCTATCCCACGTGTTATCGATTTCGCTAAATTCCGCGAAATTGCAGACGAAGTTGGCGCTATCCTAATGGTCGATATGGCGCACATTGCCGGTCTTATCGCAACAGGCGCTCACCCTAGCCCACTACCTCACGCACACGTTGTAACAACAACAACGCACAAAACACTTCGTGGACCGCGTGGTGGCATGATTCTTACCAATCACGAAGACATCATCAAAAAAATTAACTCCGCAGTATTTCCTGGATTACAAGGCGGTCCTTTAATGCATGTGATCGCCGCCAAAGCCGTCGCGTTCGGTGAAGCATTAGGTCCAGAATTCAAGACTTACATTGATACTGTGGTAAGTAACGCAAAAGTTTTAGCTGAAGTATTGCAAAATCGTGGCTGTGACATCGTGACTAACGGTACGGACACGCACCTAATGTTGGTTGACCTTCGTCCGAAAGGATTGAAAGGAAACCAAACAGAAGAAGCGTTGGAACGTGCAGGCATCACATGTAACAAAAACGGCATACCATTTGATTCAGAGAAGCCTATGATTACATCAGGCATTCGCTTAGGTACGCCTGCCGGAACAAGCCGCGGTTTCGGAAATGAAGAATTTAAACTGATCGGAGAGTGGATTGGCGATGTGCTGGATGGCTTAGTAGAAAGCCCAGAAGGCAACGCAGAAGTCGAGCAACGCGTTAAAAAGCAAGTGAAAGACCTCTGCAGTCGCTTCCCGCTTTACCAATAATAATCATCACCTGGGAATTTTTGGAGACAAATCAATGGACAATACACTGAAGTTTGCTGATAGCCACGAGTGGGTTAAAGACAATGGTGACGGCACCGTTACTATCGGTATCTCAGAGCACGCTCAGCAGATGCTTGGCGATGTCGTATTCGTAGACCTGCCAGAAGCAGGCGACAGCATTGAAGCGGGCGAAAGCTTCTCATTAGTTGAATCAGTAAAAGCAGCGTCAGACATTTACGCGCCTATTACTGGTGAAATTGTTGAAATCAATGAAGAGCTAGAAGACAGCCCTGAACTGATTAACGAAGAATCGTACGAAGGCGGTTGGATCGTTAAAGTTAAGATGGCAGACGCTTCTGAACTGGACAACCTGAAAGATTCAGAAGAATACCTTAACAGTATTGAAGACGAATAAATAATCGACGAGTCGCGGTAGATAGAGATTATGACAGAGTTACTTCACAACCTAAGCACGGACAACGAGTTTATTGCGCGCCACAACGGCCCAAATAAATCAGAACAAAAACACATGCTGGATGCGGTTAATGCATCTAGCTTAGATGCTCTGATTGAAGAAACCGTACCTGCACAAATTCGCCTAGAGTCACCAATGAGTGATGAAGCTCCTATGAGCGAAGCAGACATGCTTCTAGCGATGAAAAAATTTGCTAACCAAAACCAAATCAAGCGTACTTTCATTGGCCAAGGTTATTACAACACCTTCACGCCGAACGTGATTTTACGTAACGTGCTGGAAAACCCTGGTTGGTACACAGCTTATACACCATATCAACCTGAGATTTCTCAGGGTCGTCTTGAAGCATTGCTGAATTACCAGCAAATGGTGATGGATTTGACGGGTATGGAAATTGCCAACGCATCCCTACTGGACGAAGCAACAGCAGCCGCTGAAGCCATGACCTTGTGTAAGCGTGCAGGTAAAAGCAAAAGCAACGTATTCTTCGTCGCGGACGACGTGCACCCTCAAACTCTTGCGGTAGTGAAAACTCGCGCCGAGTTTATTGGTTTTGAAGTAATCACTGGCACAGCAGAATCTCTGCCAGAGCACGATGTATTTGGTGCTCTGATTCAATATCCGGGTACAACGGGTGAAGTTCGTGACCTCAGCGATATCATCGCTAAAGCACAAGCAAACAAAACGCTTGTAACGGTTGCAACGGATCTACTCGCTTGTGCCCTATTGAAACCGGCTGGAGAAATGGGCGCCGATGTTGCTATCGGTAGTGCGCAACGCTTTGGTGTTCCAATGGGATACGGCGGTCCTCACGCGGCATTTATGGCCACTCGTGACAAGCACAAACGTACCATGCCTGGCCGTGTTATCGGTGTTTCCATCGATACAAAAGGCAACCAAGCGCTTCGTATGGCGATGCAAACTCGTGAGCAGCACATCCGCCGCGAGAAAGCGACATCGAACATCTGTACGGCTCAAGCACTGCTTGCGAACATGGCTTCTTTCTTTGCTGTGTATCACGGCGCAGAAGGCTTACGCACTATTGCTCGTCGTACGCATCACCTAACGGCTATTTTGGCGGCAGGTTTAACGAAAGCAGGTTACGAGCTAGCTCATAACAGCTTCTTCGATACCATCACGCTAAACACAGGCGACAAAACGGCAGCATTGCTTGAAAAAGCACAGCAAGCCGACATCAACCTTCGTCAACTTGATGGCCAAATCGGTATCAGCCTTGATGAAACCACGACAACTCAAGACCTAGAAGCGCTATTTGGCGTATTCGGTGCAGAGCAAAACGTGGAAACGCTGTCTGCGGAAATTGAAGGCAACGAATTTGCAGCAATTCCAGAAGCGTGCCGTCGCGAATCTGAGTACCTGACTCACCCTGTATTCAATACGCACCACAGCGAAACGCAAATGATGCGTTACCTGAAGCAGCTTGAGAACAAAGATTTCTCGCTGACTCACGGTATGATCCCGCTAGGCAGCTGCACAATGAAATTGAACGCAGCCGCAGAAATGATCCCTGTCACTTGGCCAGAATTTGGCGCGATTCACCCATTCGCACCACTAGACCAAGCGGCTGGTTACACAGCACTTGCTCAAGATCTAAAACAGAAGCTATGTGAAATCACTGGCTACGATGACTTCTCTTTGCAACCGAACTCGGGTGCATCGGGCGAATACGCGGGTCTTATCGCGATTCAGCGCTACCACGCTAGCCGTGGCGAAGGTCACCGTAACGTTTGTTTGATCCCAAGCTCTGCACACGGAACTAACCCAGCCACAGCTTCAATGATGTCGATGAAAGTCGTGATCGTTAAGTGTGATGACGATGGCAACATCGCAATGGACGACTTAGCGGCTAAGATCGAGAAACACAGAGACAACCTTTCAAGCATTATGATCACCTACCCTTCTACGCACGGCGTATACGAAGAGCAAGTGAAAGAAGTGTGCGAAATGGTTCACGAGGCTGGCGGCCAAGTTTACCTAGACGGCGCAAACATGAACGCGCAGGTAGGCTTAACTTCTCCAGGCTTTATCGGTTCAGACGTTTCTCACTTGAACTTACACAAAACGTTCTGTATTCCACACGGTGGTGGCGGTCCGGGTATGGGGCCTATCGGTGTGAAATCGCACCTAGCACCTTTCTTGCCAGGTCACATCGAAAACGGTGTACAGGGCGAAGATTACGCAGTAGCCGCAGCCGATTTAGGCAGTGCTTCGATTCTTCCAATTTCTTGGGCTTACATCGCGATGATGGGCACACAAGGTCTAACGGAAGCAACGAAACTGGCGATTCTAAACGCAAACTACATCATGGAACGCTTGCGTTCTCACTACCCTGTTCTTTACCGTGGCACCAACGGCCGCGTAGCGCACGAATGTATTATTGATATTCGTCCGCTGAAAGAAGAAACCGGCATCAGTGAAGAAGACATCGCAAAACGTTTGATGGACTACGGCTTCCACGCGCCAACCATGTCGTTCCCAGTAGCGGGTACGTTGATGGTTGAGCCAACGGAATCTGAAGATTTGGCTGAGATAGACCGTTTCTGTAACGCGATGATCGCCATCCGTGAAGAAATGTCTAAAGTGAAAGACGGCGAATGGCCACTGGACAACAACCCATTGGTTAATGCCCCTCACACTCAAGCTGACTTGTCTGAAGACGAGTGGAACCGCCCTTACTCACGTGAGCTGGCGTGCTTCCCATCTGCGCAAGCAAAAGCATCGAAATACTGGCCAACGGTTAACCGCGTAGACAACGTGTACGGCGACCGTAACCTTATTTGCTCTTGCCCAAGCATTGAGAATTAC
Proteins encoded:
- a CDS encoding serine hydroxymethyltransferase — encoded protein: MNNKSYQNHSLENFFSTNLAATDDAVFAGIQAESARQNDQIELIASENIVSKAVMQAQGTCLTNKYAEGYPGRRYYGGCEHVDTVEAIAIERAKKLFDCEYVNVQPHSGAQANGAVKLALLQPGDTILGMSLDAGGHLTHGARPALSGKWFNAVQYGVDKETLEINYDDVLALAKEHQPKMIIAGGSAIPRVIDFAKFREIADEVGAILMVDMAHIAGLIATGAHPSPLPHAHVVTTTTHKTLRGPRGGMILTNHEDIIKKINSAVFPGLQGGPLMHVIAAKAVAFGEALGPEFKTYIDTVVSNAKVLAEVLQNRGCDIVTNGTDTHLMLVDLRPKGLKGNQTEEALERAGITCNKNGIPFDSEKPMITSGIRLGTPAGTSRGFGNEEFKLIGEWIGDVLDGLVESPEGNAEVEQRVKKQVKDLCSRFPLYQ
- the gcvH gene encoding glycine cleavage system protein GcvH; protein product: MDNTLKFADSHEWVKDNGDGTVTIGISEHAQQMLGDVVFVDLPEAGDSIEAGESFSLVESVKAASDIYAPITGEIVEINEELEDSPELINEESYEGGWIVKVKMADASELDNLKDSEEYLNSIEDE
- the gcvP gene encoding aminomethyl-transferring glycine dehydrogenase: MTELLHNLSTDNEFIARHNGPNKSEQKHMLDAVNASSLDALIEETVPAQIRLESPMSDEAPMSEADMLLAMKKFANQNQIKRTFIGQGYYNTFTPNVILRNVLENPGWYTAYTPYQPEISQGRLEALLNYQQMVMDLTGMEIANASLLDEATAAAEAMTLCKRAGKSKSNVFFVADDVHPQTLAVVKTRAEFIGFEVITGTAESLPEHDVFGALIQYPGTTGEVRDLSDIIAKAQANKTLVTVATDLLACALLKPAGEMGADVAIGSAQRFGVPMGYGGPHAAFMATRDKHKRTMPGRVIGVSIDTKGNQALRMAMQTREQHIRREKATSNICTAQALLANMASFFAVYHGAEGLRTIARRTHHLTAILAAGLTKAGYELAHNSFFDTITLNTGDKTAALLEKAQQADINLRQLDGQIGISLDETTTTQDLEALFGVFGAEQNVETLSAEIEGNEFAAIPEACRRESEYLTHPVFNTHHSETQMMRYLKQLENKDFSLTHGMIPLGSCTMKLNAAAEMIPVTWPEFGAIHPFAPLDQAAGYTALAQDLKQKLCEITGYDDFSLQPNSGASGEYAGLIAIQRYHASRGEGHRNVCLIPSSAHGTNPATASMMSMKVVIVKCDDDGNIAMDDLAAKIEKHRDNLSSIMITYPSTHGVYEEQVKEVCEMVHEAGGQVYLDGANMNAQVGLTSPGFIGSDVSHLNLHKTFCIPHGGGGPGMGPIGVKSHLAPFLPGHIENGVQGEDYAVAAADLGSASILPISWAYIAMMGTQGLTEATKLAILNANYIMERLRSHYPVLYRGTNGRVAHECIIDIRPLKEETGISEEDIAKRLMDYGFHAPTMSFPVAGTLMVEPTESEDLAEIDRFCNAMIAIREEMSKVKDGEWPLDNNPLVNAPHTQADLSEDEWNRPYSRELACFPSAQAKASKYWPTVNRVDNVYGDRNLICSCPSIENYED